A window of Longibacter salinarum contains these coding sequences:
- a CDS encoding DUF4212 domain-containing protein: MSEPTIDRVTYWRTQIRRTAILLGVWFVVGFVLSIFLAEPLNSFSFGGVPFGFWMAQQGSIFVFVSLILIYTLASNQLDREAGVEEAEGSTSSAGQGH, from the coding sequence ATGTCTGAACCCACGATTGACCGCGTCACCTACTGGCGCACCCAAATCCGGCGAACCGCGATCCTTCTCGGGGTCTGGTTCGTGGTCGGATTCGTCCTCAGCATTTTTCTCGCCGAGCCGCTCAACAGCTTCAGTTTCGGCGGGGTGCCATTCGGTTTCTGGATGGCCCAGCAGGGCAGCATCTTCGTTTTTGTCAGCTTGATTCTGATTTACACGCTCGCCTCGAACCAGCTCGACCGCGAAGCGGGCGTCGAGGAAGCCGAAGGCAGCACGTCCTCTGCCGGTCAGGGTCACTGA
- a CDS encoding sodium:solute symporter family protein: MGILGWTAVWVVITFSIYIGIAIWSRVADTRGFYVASQGVPAVANGMAVGADWMSAASFISLAGIVSFIGFDGSVYLMGWTGGYVLLALLLAPYLRKFGEYTVPDFVARRYYSKTARVVAAVAALFVSFTYVAGQMRGVGVVFSRFLGDFLAPFATAIGVEVVTIGVTIGMIIVALYAVLGGMKGVTWTQVAQYCVLIIAYLIPAVAIAAELTGNPIPQGAIGDVVPVLNQLSADLGLDMYTGPFSNLSMLNVFCITFVLMAGTAGLPHVIVRFYTVKTVRDARWSAFWAIVFIGILYTVAPAIAMFSRLEILQSFNELGAQGMAQQLGWVQNWTQAGLIESSGWTADTTVQQMLGGIDRDIIVLATPELAGLSAWVVGLVAAGGLAAALSTASGLMIVISSSLAHDIYGEVINPDASEQKRLRVGRQAIFVGVIVAGLAGIYPPGFVAEVVAFAFGLAAASFFPILVLGIFWKRCNRQGAVAGMIAGLTFTFVMIVLMRIHIITRGAIAEPFIDSFLGINAQGIGIIGMLINFALTIGISLNTPAPPQKVQDLVEQVRYPRELTPDELKEAVAEARG, encoded by the coding sequence ATGGGTATTTTAGGCTGGACCGCCGTCTGGGTGGTCATCACATTCTCAATCTACATCGGCATCGCTATCTGGAGTCGCGTTGCCGATACAAGAGGCTTCTACGTCGCCAGTCAGGGTGTGCCTGCCGTTGCAAACGGCATGGCTGTGGGTGCGGATTGGATGAGTGCTGCCTCGTTTATCTCGCTCGCCGGGATCGTTTCGTTCATCGGATTTGACGGTTCTGTCTACCTGATGGGCTGGACGGGCGGTTACGTGCTCCTCGCGTTGCTCCTCGCCCCGTACCTTCGCAAGTTTGGCGAATACACGGTACCGGACTTCGTCGCCCGACGCTACTACTCGAAAACCGCCCGCGTCGTGGCGGCTGTAGCCGCCCTCTTCGTCTCGTTCACATACGTCGCCGGCCAGATGAGAGGCGTTGGCGTCGTGTTTAGCCGCTTCCTCGGCGATTTTCTAGCGCCGTTCGCAACTGCAATCGGTGTCGAGGTCGTCACGATAGGTGTGACCATCGGTATGATCATCGTCGCGCTCTACGCCGTTCTGGGTGGCATGAAGGGCGTGACATGGACGCAGGTCGCGCAGTACTGCGTGCTCATTATCGCCTATCTGATTCCTGCAGTCGCCATTGCGGCGGAATTGACCGGGAACCCGATTCCACAGGGTGCTATTGGCGACGTGGTGCCCGTGTTGAATCAGCTTTCGGCTGATCTGGGGCTCGACATGTACACCGGTCCATTCAGCAATCTGAGTATGCTGAATGTCTTTTGTATTACGTTCGTGCTCATGGCGGGCACGGCGGGGCTTCCGCACGTGATCGTCCGGTTCTATACGGTGAAAACCGTTCGGGATGCGCGCTGGTCGGCGTTCTGGGCCATCGTGTTTATCGGCATTCTGTACACGGTTGCGCCGGCGATAGCCATGTTCTCCCGTCTGGAAATCCTGCAGTCGTTCAACGAACTCGGTGCGCAGGGTATGGCGCAACAGCTTGGCTGGGTGCAGAACTGGACCCAGGCTGGTCTGATCGAGTCGTCAGGCTGGACCGCGGATACGACCGTCCAGCAGATGCTCGGCGGCATCGACCGCGACATCATCGTGCTCGCCACGCCGGAACTGGCCGGGCTCTCCGCCTGGGTCGTCGGACTCGTCGCGGCCGGTGGTCTCGCTGCTGCCCTTTCGACGGCGTCCGGTCTGATGATCGTGATCAGCTCGTCGCTTGCGCACGACATCTACGGTGAGGTCATCAACCCGGATGCGTCGGAGCAGAAGCGACTGCGCGTGGGACGTCAGGCGATCTTTGTCGGCGTCATCGTTGCCGGTCTCGCGGGGATCTACCCGCCGGGCTTCGTGGCTGAAGTGGTCGCATTCGCGTTCGGTCTCGCGGCTGCCAGTTTCTTCCCGATCCTGGTTCTCGGCATCTTCTGGAAGCGATGCAACCGTCAGGGTGCCGTTGCCGGCATGATCGCCGGCCTTACGTTTACCTTTGTGATGATCGTCCTCATGCGGATCCACATCATCACCAGAGGCGCCATCGCCGAGCCGTTTATCGATTCCTTCCTCGGAATCAACGCGCAGGGAATCGGCATTATCGGCATGCTAATCAACTTTGCGCTTACGATCGGGATCTCCCTGAACACGCCCGCACCGCCGCAGAAAGTTCAGGATCTGGTGGAGCAGGTTCGCTATCCACGCGAACTGACACCGGACGAGCTGAAAGAGGCTGTTGCCGAGGCACGTGGCTAA
- a CDS encoding penicillin acylase family protein → MDRPTLLPIGVAILLFVSVALLWSMSSSQSVAPEEQVVPALDGRATIEWHPSGLAAASISSARDEDFILGYIHGVRRTWTMLLWRQAAEGRLSEWFGEASVPLDRHVHRLRIPATSRAMIERVSDSTRQRLSAYTAGVNAALSTRSVSNRAPLLALDLKPENWHPWHTLAVERLFSWLSTEPLTSTHRPTKADSSLARFAEDDALLRRFLHVHGLHRSVAWARQDSSTTLATRLVTGATARPMLQDVVIDVGDRTRITGGSLPGTPFLLSGTVRRSGRRGAAWSLLPGHAPNLRRVASDSLPYRIDFVRLSPRNADEQLVRLVRTRPSGEGTTVPIGSGPWDDGNEKANDSAEEPQPVRRDTAGTDTVSARAVPPDSIPVDSVWVLDWSGLDPATDIRTWRSARTSDSSAFALHEPAGLRVDDKDSVSVIGSPPFDIRNRTPDTSLHVVGRSAWTHTVAHALGNQRDRRAMVETQSDTSAWAGHVMRDALPNLRVLRPTSPYLREALTYLRNWDANYERASIGASLFETWMDEYRRDIGTIPYLTSRPCRVSSLRADSLSPDTTYFAAHRQRQAFRRAVRRLRESHGPDLKQWRWERVAPNRRYFPVWSADSLVSSNLSELASTRYAPIDMPATGHPSTPPGGPSIVAPTEPARSPTTWVSWTSGRRDHLFVRRYAFDVDEFFSRPFLRRDIPPTLPLTPGSETVETSIEREQEKIQRTRLLPSDDER, encoded by the coding sequence GTGGATCGACCGACCCTCCTCCCCATCGGCGTCGCCATCTTGCTCTTCGTGAGCGTCGCGCTTCTGTGGTCGATGTCGTCATCGCAGAGCGTAGCGCCCGAAGAACAGGTCGTTCCGGCCCTCGATGGGCGAGCTACCATCGAGTGGCATCCGTCGGGACTCGCCGCCGCATCGATTTCCTCTGCACGGGATGAGGACTTCATTCTGGGGTATATCCATGGCGTCCGACGAACGTGGACCATGCTTCTCTGGCGCCAGGCGGCGGAAGGACGCCTTTCAGAATGGTTTGGCGAGGCGAGTGTACCACTGGACCGCCACGTTCACCGTTTGCGGATCCCCGCGACGTCTCGCGCCATGATCGAGCGAGTGTCCGACTCGACCCGGCAGCGTCTATCCGCATATACGGCCGGCGTCAATGCGGCGCTTTCGACACGGTCCGTCTCGAACCGTGCCCCTCTTCTTGCTCTGGACCTGAAACCGGAGAACTGGCACCCCTGGCACACCCTCGCCGTCGAGCGTCTCTTCTCCTGGCTGTCGACCGAACCTCTTACCAGCACACACAGGCCAACGAAGGCCGACTCTTCGCTCGCACGCTTCGCCGAAGACGACGCCCTGCTACGCCGATTCCTGCACGTTCACGGGTTGCACCGCAGCGTGGCATGGGCGCGGCAGGACTCAAGCACAACCCTCGCGACCCGACTCGTGACGGGTGCCACCGCCCGCCCCATGCTCCAGGATGTTGTCATCGACGTGGGGGATCGCACTCGGATTACCGGCGGAAGCCTTCCCGGTACGCCATTTCTACTCTCCGGCACGGTTCGTCGATCCGGCCGCCGCGGCGCAGCGTGGAGCCTGCTACCGGGCCACGCACCCAATCTACGACGAGTTGCTTCTGACTCCCTACCCTATCGTATCGACTTTGTCCGGTTGAGCCCGCGCAATGCCGACGAACAGCTTGTTCGCCTCGTTCGCACCCGCCCATCCGGAGAAGGCACCACCGTGCCGATCGGTTCGGGACCCTGGGATGACGGAAATGAAAAGGCAAACGATTCGGCCGAAGAACCCCAACCGGTGCGACGGGATACAGCCGGCACGGATACCGTCTCTGCTCGTGCCGTCCCACCCGACTCGATTCCCGTCGACTCCGTTTGGGTGCTCGACTGGTCCGGGCTCGATCCGGCTACCGACATCCGGACGTGGCGCAGCGCTCGCACGTCGGACAGCAGCGCCTTCGCTCTGCACGAACCGGCCGGCCTCCGCGTGGACGACAAGGACTCCGTGTCGGTCATTGGATCGCCGCCGTTCGACATTCGCAACCGTACGCCGGACACGTCTCTACACGTCGTCGGTCGCTCAGCATGGACCCACACCGTCGCCCATGCACTGGGGAATCAGCGGGATCGACGAGCGATGGTGGAAACCCAGAGCGATACGAGCGCCTGGGCCGGGCACGTGATGCGTGATGCCCTGCCGAACCTGCGTGTCCTTCGCCCGACGTCACCGTACTTACGGGAAGCCCTCACGTACCTTCGGAACTGGGACGCCAATTACGAGCGCGCCAGCATCGGTGCGTCCCTGTTCGAAACGTGGATGGACGAGTATCGACGCGACATCGGCACAATCCCGTATCTCACATCAAGGCCGTGTCGCGTGAGCTCATTGCGGGCAGATTCGCTGTCACCCGACACCACTTACTTCGCGGCTCATCGCCAGCGGCAAGCCTTTCGTCGCGCCGTTCGGAGACTAAGAGAGTCGCACGGACCCGACCTGAAGCAGTGGCGCTGGGAGCGCGTCGCACCAAACCGTCGGTATTTCCCCGTATGGTCTGCTGACAGTCTCGTCAGCAGCAACCTTTCCGAACTGGCGTCGACCCGATATGCCCCGATCGACATGCCGGCAACGGGGCATCCGTCCACGCCTCCAGGGGGGCCGTCAATCGTTGCGCCAACCGAACCCGCGCGGTCTCCAACGACGTGGGTTTCGTGGACCTCCGGTCGGCGGGACCACCTCTTCGTGCGAAGATATGCGTTCGATGTCGACGAATTTTTTTCCCGTCCCTTCCTCCGCCGCGACATTCCTCCCACTCTCCCCCTCACGCCGGGCTCAGAAACGGTCGAGACGTCGATCGAACGGGAGCAAGAGAAAATCCAGCGCACGCGCCTTCTACCCTCTGACGATGAACGATAG